A section of the Drosophila subobscura isolate 14011-0131.10 chromosome A, UCBerk_Dsub_1.0, whole genome shotgun sequence genome encodes:
- the LOC117890984 gene encoding uncharacterized protein LOC117890984, producing MNISVRVLFISVIASIVILREIRAREAITPGPDVGQIIQELDGLHVDGTGTALERASPCKVDVQEDLPQPNQVQPLYLRPNTTEYWLPNAEGQLEIPRGSAIELYCGYDTLAGMSTGLESIEVKCLHDTHFEWDGSKLEFRKFVCSQSIKYTVEQLESRCRGIRALDQSHLYRVGYDVGDGRFVQTMELCHDPHTLRTHYAFHQMSPASVHYQKSVKRSKFRPAGHFQGYDMEKIYSFSHQQSLLGGSPGELMNQKTGMFLARGHLVAKADLIYASQQRSSFNYMNAAPQWQIFNGGLWASLEDATRKFVADSGITVNVYTGTYGQMPLPQNPSVGLHLATDANNNDVMPVPSLFYRVLIDKAQPRRGIALVGVNNPHATLTQIHDSYVICERIEEQVPWLRWLSKGNEKSKQRNLKKGYLYACPVSDLARVVKELPSNLLEVHELLT from the exons ATGAATATTTCGGTGCGTGTTTTGTTTATCTCGGTGATCGCGTCGATCGTGATTCTGAGAGAGATTCGGGCACGTGAGGCGATAACACCCGGTCCAGATGTGGGTCAGATCATTCAAGAACTCGATGGACTGCATGTTGACGGCACTGGGACGGCCTTGGAGCGAG CCTCACCTTGCAAAGTGGACGTGCAAGAGGATCTGCCCCAACCGAACCAGGTGCAGCCGCTCTACCTTCGCCCGAATACGACAGAATACTGGCTGCCCAATGCGGAGGGCCAGCTGGAGATACCACGCGGCAGTGCCATCGAGCTCTACTGCGGCTATGATACCCTGGCGGGTATGAGCACAGGACTGGAATCCATAGAGGTCAAGTGTCTGCATGACACGCACTTCGAGTGGGACGGCTCAAAGCTCGAGTTTcgcaaatttgtttgctcccAGTCGATAAAATACACCGTGGAGCAGTTGGAGAGCCGCTGCAGGGGCATCAGGGCTTTGGATCAGTCGCATTTGTATCGCGTGGGCTATGACGTCGGGGATGGGCGATTTGTGCAGACTATGGAGCTGTGCCACGATCCCCACACACTGCGCACACACTACGCCTTCCATCAGATGAGCCCCGCCAGCGTGCACTACCAGAAGTCGGTGAAGCGGTCGAAGTTCAGGCCTGCCGGGCACTTCCAGGGCTATGACATGGAAAAGATTTACTCGTTCAGCCATCAGCAGAGCCTTCTGGGGGGTTCGCCGGGTGAGCTTATGAACCAAAAGACGGGAATGTTCCTGGCACGTGGACATCTGGTGGCCAAGGCGGACCTGATctatgccagccagcagcgcagcagcttcAACTACATGAACGCGGCGCCCCAATGGCAGATCTTCAATGGAGGACTGTGGGCCAGTCTGGAGGATGCCACACGAAAGTTTGTGGCCGATTCTGGCATCACGGTCAATGTCTATACGGGCACCTATGGCCAGATGCCACTGCCGCAGAATCCCAGCGTCGGTCTCCACCTGGCCACGgatgccaacaacaatgatGTGATGCCAGTGCCAAGTCTCTTTTATCGCGTACTCATCGACAAGGCACAGCCGCGGCGCGGCATCGCACTGGTGGGTGTCAACAATCCCCATGCAACGCTCACCCAGATCCACGATTCCTATGTCATCTGTGAACGCATAGAGGAGCAGGTTCCCTGGCTGCGCTGGCTCTCCAAAGGCAACGAGAAGAGTAAGCAGAGGAACCTGAAGAAGGGCTACCTATATGCCTGTCCCGTATCTGATCTGGCTCGAGTTGTCAAAGAGTTGCCCAGCAACCTGCTCGAGGTGCACGAACTGCTCACATAG